In Candidatus Binatia bacterium, the genomic stretch GAAGGACTCGTAGAGCCGCTCGGCCTCTTCCGCCGCCGCCGCCCGGCTGAAAGAGGGGCGCCTTCCTTTGGCGCAGTCGCCGTACAACGTAAATTCCGAGACGACGAGCACTTCGCCGCCGACTTGAGCGAGGGAGCGGTTCAGCTTTCCGCTCTCGTCTTCGAAGATTCTCAGGTCGGCGATTTTCCCGGCGAGATAATCGGCGTTCCGTTCTGTGTCGCCTTTCGCGACGCCGAGAAAAAGGCACAGGCCGGCGG encodes the following:
- the dtd gene encoding D-aminoacyl-tRNA deacylase — its product is MRLLVQRVKEAKVTADGTEIGKIAAGLCLFLGVAKGDTERNADYLAGKIADLRIFEDESGKLNRSLAQVGGEVLVVSEFTLYGDCAKGRRPSFSRAAAAEEAERLYESFVGKLKDLGLKVATGKFQAKMEVTLVNDGPVTLILDSE